In Pseudoalteromonas piratica, the genomic stretch TTTAATAAAAAGTAAGAATAGTAACATAGCTATACATCAATGGGTCTATCCCTTGGTAAAAGCTAAATCTAATCGATACCAGCCAAATCAGAATGACATCGACCAAATAATAGGTACGTATGGTAAGCGAAAAGTTTTCCAAGAAAACGGCAAACTTTTTTATCAATATTTAGATGATCCAGCTTTTGAAATCGAATTACTTGATAAAGAGACTATTATTTTTAAAGCGTTTACTGAAGCAAGGCTGCAAGCAATATATAAAGGTAAGCAAGTCATTTCATTGAAAATGCTCTCTGTTGGCGAGGATGCAAAAGAGTTTCAGAGAACGATGTAAAAATTGCTAACAAGGTTGTTAACACGGATAAAAAACAGTTGGCTATGTTCGTACCTCACAAATTTTAGCCAACTATTTTTAGCCGGTTACAACGGCGTTATATTTTAAGGAAAGCTCGGAATCAATGGGGTCAGAGTCGTTGATTTTACCCTTTCCCAACGACAGCTTCTGGCACAAATCAGAGTTTTAGGGAAAGCAAAATGACTAAAGTATTGTTTCTGGCCTTGTTATTTAGACTGTTTTCCCTTGAAGTAGTCGCTATTGAGAAATCTGAAAAAGTAGAGATAGTCGTGCAAGAAGAACTTGAAGATACATGGAGTTACAAAGAGTTTGAAAATGCAAATAGCAAAGCTATTTCTTTGTTTAGAAAGAATTTAGGGGTTGAAAAGTTTTCTGGAAATTCAAAGTATACTGAGTTGGTATATCTAACAGTTTTTTATGAACCGTCTAATGCTCATGGTTTTCCTGGAAAAACTGAATACGAAAAAATGTCTGCATTCGAAGAAAACGATATACCTCTAATAGCGGATATTTCCGATTCTTTTCATGTTGCTAGTGTTGTTCAAAATGGAGTTATGGATTTTCTCTTCTATATCTCTGATAGTGAACTTTTTATTGACGCTGTAAACCAGAACAACCAAAAGCTCCAAGATTTCAAAGTTGAACTGGAATTGGTTGATGATCCAAACTGGGATATATATAAAGACTTCCCATAGTGATAGTCCGTTATTGGCACTTTTCTGGCACTGAAATATTTTTATATACAAATCCATAATGCTTAGCTAACTCGGTCATCCATGACCTTGGTTTGAAGTAAGGTAAAACTTACTTTTGGTTACTTATCATCTTAGGCAATTTGATTTTCTAACATTTTAATTGCTAGTTAAACATCACAAATTTCGTAAACATTTTGCTTTATTAAACCTAAAGGAATGCTGGCAAAACCTGTTTTGCAATTTGGTCAAAAATGACGTCTTCTCTATCATGACCTGTTAGTGCGATAACTAAGTCGAGATCATTCACAATGATTATGCGGTTGCCTCCTGCTCCCCACGCAAAGTTTACGTTGTAATTTTTTTTGTTTAAAACGATGTCACTCTGATACCAAAAATAGCCATAGTTAAAGCTCTCTGGTATCCAACTTTGAGTTGGTTTTGTTATCGCGCCGAATGCGGCTTTCAAATACTCTTGAGAAAGAAATTTTTCATTATTTATGTTGCCTTTTTTGGCAAGCATATTGCCAATTTTAAGCATGTCACGAGAAGTTAAATCAGCGCCACTTTCTGCTACAGGCATTCCTTGAGGATCTAATTTCCATTTATAGCTTGTTATTCCCATCTTGTTGAAGAATTCATTTTCGATAAATTCTTTAGCTGTGCCTGGTACAACAGCATTGATTACATGCATAACTAAAATAGGATCTGGTGCTTGATAGTTGTATTTCTGGCTTTGTTTATTAATAGGTTGAGTTTTTTCGAAAAAAGCTTGAATTTGTGCTGTTCCAGAGTATTTTTCGCGGTTTTCTCTAAAATCTTTTAAATGTTCATCACTAAATTGCAGACCAGAACTCATGGTCAACACATGATGCAGCGTAACGAGTTCGATACCTGAAGCCAGCTTACTTTTATCTAGACCTTCAAAAAAACTTACCAAAGGTTTATGCAAATCGGTCATGGTTAAATAGCCAAGTTGTATCGCTCTAGCCAAAATTAAACTGGTGTAACCCTTTGTTGCAGAAAATTGGAAATGGGGTAAATCGATTCGTCCATTATTATAGTATGACTCAAATACAAGCGCCCCTTTGTGGCTAATAAGTAAACTGTCATATTTTCCGTATTTATTCTCCGCAAGCTCGTTAGCAAATCCCAAAAGTCGTGTTTTGCTTCCATCATCAATGCCTAGTTTTGCTACTGTTAAGTTATCTTTTAACTTCTCAGGCGCAGGGTTGATAAAGGCAGTTTCAAGTGGTTTCATATCCCAAAACGATATTTTTTCCTCTTCTGCTGAAACGCGTGGTGCTTTAAATTCAGCTTCTTTCGTCACCCCTTCAGGTGAGGTGATTAAAAACAATGCAGTGAGTATTTTGGCTTGGTAACTTTTCAACATGCTATCTCCTTTTAAAGTCGAAAAACGTTTGTGCTTTGCCATTTGTATTTAATTTCAAAATCAGATAGCAAAGCGAAAAATAAAGTAAATACACGGTACATTTGAACCTTTATCCAGCCAACTTAAATCACCTTAAATGTTCTTAAACCTTCCTTTAACATATTAAATTTATTAAGTTTTATACCTCTAAAACAAGATGAGACAAGGCGCCAGTTATACACGATAAAAAGTAAATGTTAATTAGTAGTGTTCGGGTATAATTCATTTCAGCAGAAATAATTTTTCGGATAGGACTTTGCAAAACAGTCAGAAATATCAATTAGGACGATGGCTCATCTGTCCAATGACGAATACACTTCAAAGCACTGACGAGCAAAAATCAATTGATAATAAAAGCATGCAAGTGCTTTTACTTCTGATAGAAAACTCAGGAAATAATGTAAGCAAAGAACAGATTATTAATCATGTTTGGCAAGGGAGTGTTGTTAATGACGAAATCTTGTCTGTCTCTATCAGTAAAATTAGAAAAGCATTAGGCGATAATGCTCGGCAGCCAACATTTATTAAAACAATACCGAATGTGGGTTATTGTTTGATATCAGATGTAATACCACTTACTGAGAATACGCTATCTGACGAGCAACCT encodes the following:
- a CDS encoding DUF695 domain-containing protein, with product MTKVLFLALLFRLFSLEVVAIEKSEKVEIVVQEELEDTWSYKEFENANSKAISLFRKNLGVEKFSGNSKYTELVYLTVFYEPSNAHGFPGKTEYEKMSAFEENDIPLIADISDSFHVASVVQNGVMDFLFYISDSELFIDAVNQNNQKLQDFKVELELVDDPNWDIYKDFP
- a CDS encoding serine hydrolase domain-containing protein codes for the protein MLKSYQAKILTALFLITSPEGVTKEAEFKAPRVSAEEEKISFWDMKPLETAFINPAPEKLKDNLTVAKLGIDDGSKTRLLGFANELAENKYGKYDSLLISHKGALVFESYYNNGRIDLPHFQFSATKGYTSLILARAIQLGYLTMTDLHKPLVSFFEGLDKSKLASGIELVTLHHVLTMSSGLQFSDEHLKDFRENREKYSGTAQIQAFFEKTQPINKQSQKYNYQAPDPILVMHVINAVVPGTAKEFIENEFFNKMGITSYKWKLDPQGMPVAESGADLTSRDMLKIGNMLAKKGNINNEKFLSQEYLKAAFGAITKPTQSWIPESFNYGYFWYQSDIVLNKKNYNVNFAWGAGGNRIIIVNDLDLVIALTGHDREDVIFDQIAKQVLPAFL